A single genomic interval of Picosynechococcus sp. PCC 7003 harbors:
- a CDS encoding dienelactone hydrolase family protein, giving the protein MLRKLLFGLTLMVGAGFSLPAQADVVAYPMVYNIDDQPFEGYVARNEGFGDNQPVVLLVHDWDGLDRYEKMRANMLSTQGYTVLAVDLYGQGVRPKNVAESQAESGKLYGDRQLMRERLQAGLEVAKQLEGVDPEKVAIMGYCFGGSAVLEMARSGADLDGFVSFHGGLALPEGQDYSETTGSVLVLHGSADPVSPIAEVAALATDLNTAGVTYDMEIYGGALHSFTKWDSSDYDPQADLKSWDELLEFLKTVF; this is encoded by the coding sequence ATGTTACGAAAACTATTATTTGGCCTAACTCTGATGGTGGGTGCTGGCTTCAGCCTACCGGCCCAGGCGGATGTTGTTGCCTATCCCATGGTTTATAACATTGACGACCAACCCTTTGAGGGATATGTCGCCCGCAATGAAGGCTTTGGGGATAATCAGCCCGTTGTCTTGCTTGTGCATGATTGGGATGGCCTCGACCGCTACGAAAAAATGCGCGCCAATATGCTCTCGACCCAAGGTTATACGGTACTCGCCGTCGATCTTTATGGTCAGGGGGTACGACCTAAAAATGTTGCTGAATCCCAGGCAGAAAGTGGCAAACTCTATGGCGATCGCCAACTGATGCGTGAAAGATTACAAGCAGGCCTTGAGGTCGCCAAGCAACTCGAAGGAGTTGACCCAGAAAAAGTCGCGATCATGGGCTATTGCTTTGGTGGTTCGGCGGTGCTAGAAATGGCCCGGTCAGGGGCGGATCTCGACGGCTTTGTTTCTTTCCACGGCGGCTTAGCCCTGCCAGAAGGTCAAGACTACAGTGAAACCACAGGTTCCGTTTTAGTGCTCCATGGGTCTGCCGATCCTGTATCTCCCATCGCTGAAGTGGCCGCCCTCGCCACGGATTTGAATACTGCGGGTGTGACCTACGATATGGAAATTTATGGGGGTGCCCTCCATTCCTTTACCAAATGGGATTCTAGCGACTATGACCCCCAAGCTGATCTCAAATCTTGGGATGAACTACTTGAATTTTTAAAAACAGTCTTCTAA